The Stieleria maiorica genome includes the window GAAGTACTATGCCTCGCAAATGCACCTATTGTGGACTGACAACGCACAAGAAGGAGGCTACGACCTGCTTACTTTGCAACAAGCCCTTCGTAACTGTGCCTTCCGCTCCTGCGGCGCCACCTCAAGAACGCGATACGCGATTAGCGTTGTGCCGTCATTGCGAAGTAATGGTCCGCCCGACGGACGACGGAGCGTGCCGACTTTGCGGCCTAGAAATGGATTCAGTCGGTCAACCGGTCGCAACTCTGGACTCGACTGCGTCCACCGTGACTCTCGATGCAAGCGCCTACAAAAGCACGCGAGTCGGCTTGTTCACATACTTCTTCGGTATTTGCGGCGCGGTTTTGACGCTCGCTGGAGTGCTTCCGGCTACACTTATTTGTCTGGCAGCGGATCTGCAAGTCTCCGTGCATGATACCATTTTCCTTGTCGTGATCTTGCTTCTTGTATTCTCCTTGTCCGGTTTTGCCGGACAACTTCTATGCTTTAGTATCCCGCCAGAAACAGACGCCAGACTTTTTTTAAGCATCGCAGTGGCGTTACGCCTCGCTGCGATCGCGATGAACGTATTCGTAACGCAATCTGTTGGAAATATGATTCCGTCCATTGCTGCGTTAAGTTTTTTCCCGAGCCTTCTAAGCAACATCTGCTTCTTGCTGTTCTTGAAACAGGTGACTCGCTATCTCAACGAACCTGCTGTTGAATTGCGTGTCACCCGGTTTTTCGCTTTTGTGTTCGCTTTGATTATCTTGCTGGCCTTGTGCATTGGGATCCAAACAATGCTCATTTCACTGCCAGGGAACCAGTCTCTCAGTAGTGCCATTGGACTGGTCTTGGGTTGTTTTTTGGTTTTTGCGAGAATTGCGTTGACGATCTCGTACGCAGGTCTCGTTCTTGATACGGCAAGAGCGTTGCCACCCATCAACGTGCGGCGAACGCCCGACGCGAGACTGCTAGCAATTCCATGTGGGAGCGATTGAATCAAACGCCAACGCTGGCACGTGGTAACTGCAGCGATTCTAATAGCGGTCGACCCGAACCCGGCCAAGTCGAGCCGACAAACTTCAACGCACGATCTATCCCTGCACGTCCCGTGCCCGGATAGATCGCATTTCGTTCGCCGACAGAATCTATGCACTGCTCGCAATGCAAACATCGCTTCGGTGTGGATAGATACCAGCCGGCACCCGGCGGATCGTCACCACCTGCCGTATTTTTCTGGCTAATCGTCGCGGCATTGCTTGCTGCCGCGCCGTTCTACTATCTAGGTTGGTGGGTTCCGCTTTTTCTTTGTGGTGCGGTCTTTGCTATAGCTCCCTTCGCACTACTCACAGCGTGGATCGACTGTCGCGGCGTATCCCAGCAACCGCAGCGTGGTGGCGAATGCCCGGAATGCGGTCATGTGAACAGAGTGTGGCCGTGGTCGATGCAATGACCTTAGCCGCCGACGCAACCTGGGGAAAGCGGATAACCAATAAGAATTTGACATCGCGTGAATGACGAGCGGTGTCTCTCTCTAATCCCTGTTTGCAGCCGAAGGGCAGCGTCCACTCCGGCGGAAGAGCCGATGCTCAAATTCTCTGTTCAAGAAGCTCGGAATCGGCGAAATACCCGATTGGGTTTTGCTCTGATTGGCACAGCAAGCTGGCGCCGCCAGAGCCAACGGCCGTCGCTGTCGGTCACGCCTTGCTCATCGACCGACACGATCCGATTGTCACTGATCGCGACGCGATAGACGTACGGCGCCAAGTACTTCAGAACGGCCCGACCATCACGGACCGGTTTGATGTTCACGCCCCAGTCGAATTTGAAATTTATGGTGCTTGCTTGGATCGTGGGCGGGATCATTCGCGATTCGACACCGTCGTTGGACGCAGCACGTAGTGATTATCGTCAGCGTTGAGTGTCACGATTCGCACATGGTTTTGAATCGCAGAGTCGCAGAGGACGCAGAGGACGCAGAGATACGGAATTGAGTGCATCATCCTCTGCGCTCTCTGCGCCTCTGCGTTTTTAATCTCTCGCCCTGCGTTCGTCTTTGGTACGCCGATCCGTTGCCACCCATCAACGAACGGCGAACACATGAAGCAAGACTACTAGCAAATTCATGGAACGCATCAACGGGGGCAGGCATCTTGGATGAATGAGTGGCCAGCCTTGGGGGAGTGGTCGAAAAATCAGCAAGCAATTGGCTTCATTTTTTAACCCTCCCATTTTTTGACCACCTCGCCTTCCAATTCATATGCTGTTGCACCGCCAAGGCGGTTGGACTTAAGGCAATCGCCAGCTTCTTAGATTTCCTGACCGCAGGGTCGTCGGCGTTGGATTTCGACCGACGTCTTGGTTCCTCGTGGCCCAGCGATTGATCGATCGGCGCGCGGCTTCCCCGTCGCGGGCGTCATCTGGTCCGAGGGGTTCTTCTTTGACTAATAGACGGAACCGACCGAACGGGAGGCACCCCGATCCTTGAACGTCGGGCGGCGTGGGACCGAGAAACTGGCACGCTGCACCAGGATCGGTTCTAATTCAGCGGCGCGACCGGCCCACCTGAAGGTCGATAAAGTTCTCACGCACGATCTATCCCCGCTGCGACGCATGCTCGGACAGATCGCAAATCGTTCTCTGGTCGAATTGAATCCATTCGAGGTGTTGCTGTGATTCGTCATCTCTCTCAAGCGATCTGTTGTCTTGTTGTTTTTGCGTTCCTTTGTACACCTACACTCGGCAACGAATCAGAGGAGCAAGACGCGTGGATCTGCTTCCTTGAGATGCCAGAAAAAACCGATGCCAAACAGAGAGTTTACGTTCAAGCGACACTCAACCTGGACCCCAAGGTCTTGAAAGTGATGTCGGCATTCGTTGATCGAGCGTTGACTCAATCGACGTTACTTTTGTCGTACGGCGATTCTGATGTGGGGGTTCTTACGGAACGATTCTTCGTTGCCAAACTCACGGGTAAAGAAATCACCATTGCCACCCGTTCGTTATTGTCCGAGGAATTGAGCCGTCTGCTCACGAAACAATTGACTCGGATGGGATACGAAGTTGAAGTCGTTGCACCGGAACGTTTGCTGCTTCGGACCAACGCGTCTGAAAAACGTACAGCCGAATTCATCATCCCGTTCCGCAAAGCTTCTACGCGTTAGGTGCGGCACTCCCGCGTGAGCTGCCCTTCGGCAAACGACTCCAGAGGACAGCCCCAAATCCGCAATCAATTTGGCCCACGGATGACAGAGCGGTCCCACGGATGAAAAGCAGCCTCGGATCCGCGGGGACGCGCTAGCACCTGTGGGTCATTTTCGTTGTCGCACTCGTCGGGGACACGCCATGATTCAAGCGGACGTTGTACCTGCTATCGAATTCATGGCATGTCCCGATCGTGAGGAGTGGGGGTCAAAAAATTGGTTGGTCAAAAAATCAGCAATAAACCGGCACCGTCTTTTGAGCCTCCCATTTTTTTACCATCTCTCCTTCCGATCCACGTCCTGCTCCACCGCCAGGGTGGAGAAAAAGGGTCAGGGCCCGTTTTGGGTGACTGGGTGGTTGTAAGCGGGTAGCGGAACGCAATTGGTGCCACCCATCAAGTTTTCGGACAACGCGCGACTGCTAACAAATCCATGGTGCCCACTTGAATAGTGGGTGACATCATTCGCGATTCGGCGCCCGTGATTGAACGCATCGCTTAGAAATCATTGCCAGCGTTGGATGGCACCACTCGCAAATGATTTTGAATCGCAGAGGCGCAGAGATACGGAATTGAGCGTCTTATCCTCTGCGCTCTCTGCGCCTCAGCGTTTTAATCTCTCCCCCTTGCCTTCGTCTTTGATGCGCCGATCTGTTGCCACCCATCAACGTGCGGCGAACGCTCGACGCGAGACTGCAAGCAATTCCATGTGGTAGCGATTGATTCGTGGGTAGCACCATTCGGGGTGTTACCCAGGCTTCCTCCACACGGTCGGTCGCCCTTGAGCAGTTGCCCTCGTCGAGGCTTTCTCCCTAAATGTGTAGCGGAAGCCGCCAAGGCTTTCGTCTCGCAGCAGTTCACACGGGAAAAGCCGAAATTTTTGGCGAATTCCGCTACCACAGACGACTTTCACCCCATCACAATCATGCCCGTGCCGGGCGTACCCAGGTGTTGCATCGAAGCACGGGTGGTGCGTTTGTTGAGAATTGAGAGTTTGACTTCTCGTGCTCGGTGAACCCCACCGTTCCGCCACTGGTAACGCGGTATTCTCCTCTGATGTCTGAACAGAACGCTTCAAAGAGCACCGTCCGCATCGCGACAACATCTATCGCCGAGGCAGGGCGACGGGGATGCACCATCCGCCGATCATGGTGATCGCTCCACCTCCAATTCAAGCGACCGAGGGACCGATCGCCGCTAAGCGGCCTGCCCCCAGGTAGTTTCACCGCGGGGTGAACGTTGGCGGATCCGCAGGTGGCCGAGTTTTCAACCGACCAGGGCGTCGATTTCATTCACCAGGATGTTGAGGTCGGGCTGGATCGCCGAATGCACCGACACGACGGTGGATTCGTCGCCGGCGCGGGCGGCGTCGATCAGCGGTTGTAGCTCACAGGTGGGTTCGCCGGTTTCGAAGGTACTCAACAGACCTTTGAGCGCATGGCCGACGCGGGCTGCTTCGGCGAGTTCGGATTGTTTGACGTGGTCGTCCAATTGGGACATCAATCCGGGCGCGTCTTCGGCGGCGATCTTCGCCAACATCTCCAAGATTTCCTCGTCGCCGGCGACTCGCACGAGGGCATCGGAGAAGCGCTGTCGTTGAGATTCATTCATCGTCTTCGGTTACTCCTCGACCAGAACGTCGCTTTTGAGCACGATGTTGTACGAGTTGATTCGGTCTCGCAGTTTTCCTCGTGTGATTCCCAACATCTCTGCCGCTTGGCTCTGGTTTCCGTCGGTCGCTTGCAACACTTTCAGGATGACGTACCGTTCCATGTACTCCATCGCTTCGGCGTAGATATTGGTCGAACGTTCATTCAGCAAACGCTGCACCAATTGAGGCAATTGACTGCCGGCGACGGACTCTGGTTTCGGCGCCGCATCGTCACGGGGCGTCTTTTCGGCCACCGAAACGGAGCCGGTAATCTCATCGGGAAGGGTGTCGGGGGTGATGACCGGCATCACGGTGTCCAGCACGCAGCGACGGATGACGGCGCGTAGCTGTCGGACGTTGCCGGGCCAGACATAGGCGGTCAGCAGATCGACCGCTTCGGGGGAAAGCCCCTCCAGATCGGGTTTATTGAACTCCTTCTTGGCCTGTGCGAGAAAGAACCGGATCAGCGACGGCACATCGCTCAAACGATCGCGCAGCGGCGGCAATTCGATCGTCACCCCGTTGAGACGGTACAGCAAATCTTCGCGGTAATCGCCGTCCTGGACCATCTGTTCCAGCGGCCGGTTGGTCGCCGCGATGATGCGGACATCGGTGGTCAGTTCTTTGTTACCGCCGACCCGCTCGAAGCGTTGTTCTTGCAGCACACGCAGCACTTTGGCCTGGACCGAGGGGGCCATGTCGCCGATCTCGTCCAGGAACAAGGTGCCGCCGTTACACTGTTCGAACTTCCCGATCCGGCGGCTTTCGGCACCGGTGAAGGCACCTTTTTCGTGGCCGAACAGTTCACTTTCGAGCAAATTGTCGGGCAACGCGGCACAGTTGACCGCCAGAAACGTCTCGTCGCTGCGATGGCTGTATTGGAACAACGCCCGCGCGACCAGCTCCTTTCCGGTCCCGCTTTCCCCGCGGATCAAAATCGGCACGTCCTGCTTGGCGACCTTTCCGATTGCTTTGAAAACGTCCAGCATGGCAGGTGATCGACCGATAAACAGCTCTGCCGACTGATCCCCCCCTTCGTCGTCGGCCGAGATGGCGACCGGCACGCTGCTGATCTGGCGTTGCTCGATCGCTTTTTCGACCAGATCACGCAACGGTTCGATGTGCAACGGCTTGGCGATGTAATCGAACGCGCCCAGCTGCATCGCTTCGATCGCGGTGTTGCTGGCCGCTTCGACCGTCATGAAGATCACGGGGATCCGACGATCGTGTTCCCGGATTTCGCAGTAAACGGCCAATCCGTTCTGGTCGGGCAATTGGATATCCAACAACACCGCGTCATACGCCCCACGGCGCAACTCGGCCAGCCCATCGCCGGCACTGGCGGCGGTGGTGATGTCCGCGATCGGGGAGAGCGCCTTTTCCGCGAGCGCGAGAATGGTTCGGTCATCGTCAATGACTAAAAGGTTAGGCATCGCTTTGGACCACTTGGAAAGGAGGGTGGACGTCGGTTGGGGTAAAGTGGCGCCTGTTGGCATCGGAGATCACCTAAACAAAAAAATATCGTCGCGGTAGCGGTTTGTCGATCGGAGTGGTCGCTGATCAAGCAAAACGCGGGCCAAACGCGACCGGATCGCGGGATTAGACTTCATCATCTTCCAGGCTGGCCCGCAGCTGATTCGCCCGGGATTTGCGTTTTTCCTGTAACCGCTCCACCGGAACCTGGTGGGCGTACCGGGCGACCATGGCGACCAGTTTGGCCTGATCGATGGGCTTGGCCAGGTAATCGTCACAGCCGCCGTTGAGGCAGCGGTCGCGATCTCCCTTCATCGCGTCGGCGGTCAAGGCGATCACGGGCCACTGGATCCCGAGCGAGCGCAACATCGCGGTCGCTTGCAAGCCATCGACGTTGGGCATTTGCATGTCCATCACGATGACGTCGAACGGTTCGCCGGACTCGCGTGCGGCGATCGCCGCGTCGATGCCCTGCCCGCCGTCTTCGGCGGTCGCCACGCGCGCGCCGGCTTTTTCCAGGAAGTGCTGGCTGATGTGTCGCACGTCGCGTCGGTCATCGACCACCAGCACCCGACACGAAAGTCGCGCCGGCGCAGCGAGCATGGCTTCCGGTTCGCTGGTTCGCGTTACCAAATCGGGTTTGATCAGTTGGATTTCCGCGAACGACGTGATCGGTAAACGGACATAAAACGTCGACCCCTGACCGACGGTGCTGACCAAATCCATTTCGCCGTTCATCATTTCGACCAGACGCTGGCTGATCGCGAGCCCCAAACCGCTGCCGCCGTAGCGTCGCGTGACGGACGAGTCGCCTTGGGAGAAGGGTTTAAACAGCCGCCGGATCTGGTCGTCACTCATCCCGATCCCGGTGTCCATCACCGCAAATTCAACCACCGGCGGTTCTGCATCATCAATGAATCGGACTTTCAATCGCACTTCACCTTCGTCGGTAAACTTGATCGCGTTTCCGATCAAATTGATCAAAACTTGGCGCAGCCGAATCGGGTCGGTCGTGATCGTCCGTGGCACCTTGCCTTCGAATTCGACGTCAAATCGGACATGCTTTTCCTCGGCCCGAACCAGCATCAGCGATTGGATGTCGGCGACCATTTGGGGCAGCGGGCAATCATCGGGCTCCATCGTCAACTTGCCGGCTTCGATCCGTGACAGGTCCAAAATGTCATTGATCAGTTCTAACAAGAACTGACCGTTCTTTTTCATGATCAGGACACAGTTGCGGTTGTCCGGATCCTGCAAGTGTCCCAGCAGGACATCGGCATAGCCCAGTATTGCGGCCATGGGAGTGCGAATCTCGTGGCTCATGTTGGCCAGAAACTCGCTTTTGGACTGACTGGCGGCCCGAGCGATTTGCTCGCTCTCTCTGAGTCGTTGTTCCTGTTCCTTGCGGTCAGTGATGTCTTGCACGATGGCGCTGACGGCCGTCACGGTATTTTTGTTCGCATCGCCACTTTCGCTGGGCAATTCGAGCGGATAATAACTCGCCAACCAAGTCCGCTGCTGGTCCGATGCCGGCGTCTTGCCGACGATTTCTACGCCCAAAACCGGCCGGCCGGTAGCAAACACGCGGCGATAAATCGGCAACAGCTGATCGTTCAACCCTTTCAGCAGTTCATCGGCACGCCGTCCGATGTGTTGATCGCGGGTGAACCCGTTGATCTTGGCTAACGTTTCGTTGACCCGCAAATACCTCAGGTCGCGGTCGATCAAACTCATGCCGACCGGAGCCGCTTTGTAGATCAATTCCAGCTCGCGGTTCTTGCGGGCGAGTTCCGATTGGATCACCCCCAGATTTGTCTGCGCTTGGTGTTGTTCTTCGATGTCTCCGACGGTGCCCACCCACTCGCGGATCGTGCCGTCGTCGTTCTTCACCGCCACCGCCTCCACCGCAAAGGTACGATAGGCCTGGCTGTCTTGGTGCCAGATGCGACCGCTCGCCTGGTATTTTCCAGATTCCAACGCTGCTTGCCAACGACGCTTCAACGAAGGGCGGTCATCGGGGTGAATGGCATTAATCCAACCGAATTGTTGGTGTTCGGTCCACGTTTGTCCGGTGTAGCGTTCCCAAGAGATCTGCGGGGTCGTAAATCCGCCCGCGGGATCTGTCGTCCAGACAATGCTCCGCGTCCCCCACAGCAACGCTTCATACCGCGCCTTAACCAGCCTTAGTTGGCGCTGTGTCTCTTCCCGCTGACCGATTTCTTCTTGCAACCGTTCGTTGGTTGCCACGATCGACGGCAGTCGCAACAGGTGTGGCATCTGTTGCACCAGGACGATCACCGTCCCCCACGACACGACGGCTGTGATGAATTTCATCAACCCCGACACCCGATAGAGCGGATGCCAAAAGATGATCGCTTCGATCAGATGCACCAAACCGCAAGCCGAAATGAAGGCGGCGAACAACCAGAACAGCCGGGTGGACGGGATGTCGTCTCGCTTGCGAGCGAAGTGAACCAGAACAACCGGGATGGCGAAATAGGCCCCGAAGGTCGCGGCATCGCTGACGATGTGCAGCCAACCGAGAAACTCCGACCAATTGCCACAGTGCCATCGCGCCGGGAAGTCGGAGGTGTCAAAGAAATTCGAAACAAAATCGCCCATTCCACGTTTCCCCAGAAGAATCTTGGGCGATGAAGCAGGGAAACCCCGACCGACCTGACCTCAAACGCACGCCCACTGTGCTGCCCCGCATCTGCAGATTGAATGCACTGAGATTGAATGCGTTGGGCACGACACCGTCAATCAGGTGCCGTCAATCAGGCACCTGGGGGATCGCGATCAAGAACTCACAATGGTCCGGGTGGGTGATCGAGACACGCTACACAGAATCAGCCTTCCGCCACAGCTACGGACTCGGCCTCCGTTTCGACAGTGTCATCATCGTGTCGTTGCGTCGTCAACTCCTCGGAATCGACCGCTTCTAGAAGTTCGACTTGATCGACACGTTTTGGGCCGACCAAAGGAAAACAAACACCGTGGTTGGTTTGAATCAGGGGAGGATGGTTGCAGGTGTCCATCGAAGAAATGCTCCGAGCGAAATTGCAGTCAAGGATGAAAAAAAGAACAATGATCTCATCAGAGTGCAAACGGCGCGCCCATCATGTGACGACGGCGACAGACGCGCGAACGCAATGGGACACACGCATCGCGACGGTTCGAAAACGATCAGCTCGTTGGGGATCGCAACAATCACTGGCCGCTGATCGACCAGGCTGGACGAAAACGAGCCAGTGTGGGCGTGGTCGGCCCCCGTCCCCGGCAGCCGCGTGGTTATCCGTTGGCCAGATGCTCGTCCGTTTGCGCCGGCGGCAGGTAATGATCGACGCGCAAATCGGTGACCTGCACTCGTGCGCTTTCGACACAAAAACCGAGTGCGCCGTGTGTGAACGTCTGGTCGGCCAAAGAAAGCCTGACGCGTCCGCCGATGGAGACCTCGAGGTAACTGCCGTAGGCCAACACTTTAATTTCGGCTTCGCCACGCTGCTTTTGTTCCCAGAAGGCCGACTGAATGGAGCGGAACTGCATCATCTCTTCACCGCTGCCATCGGGGCCGCTTCCCCAAGCTCGCAGCTGCGCGACGCCTTTGAACAGGTCCAGCGAAAGGTAGTAGCCGTCGTGCGTTTGGCGATCGAGACGGAAGACCAGCCCGCATTTGCCCTCGCTGAGCATCTTTAACGAGGCCTGAAGGCGAAAACAACGGAACGATTCGCGCAGCGCAAAGATCTGAAATCCACACCCGCAATGCAGCTCCAGGGCATCGCTGGCGGGTCGCTCCAACGCGCCTTCGCGTTGATCCTTCAACGGACCGTCCATGTCCAACGAAGCCGGGCGATCGATTACGGATTGGAACCCTTCGAAGGTGTGCACGTGCAGCTGACCGGATTCGCAGCGTGAAAGTCGTTTGGGTGGCGGCATCAGATTGTTGGACAACCGGTCGGCGGCCCCGGGGGTGAAGAAATTCCAAAGCAACAGACCGCGATCATCCTGACAGACTCGGCCGGCATAGTTCCCCTCGGCAAGCAGCACGTTGTCCGCATAACTTCTCCACGGAGCATCGATCTGGGTGGTGTGCCAGTAACGTATCTTGGCATCTTCACGCATGCTGCCGACCAAATAATATTCGCCGTCGATCTTGAACAGGTTGGGGACTTCGACGTCGTCATACAATCCCGGATGATGCAGCGGCGGCCGCGCTTCGAACCGGTTCGGTGCGGTCTCTTCCATCACGGCAACGCAGCCACGCCGGACGACCGGCCCGTGGTTGACGCGGCCGGCGGCCAACAACCAACCCCGTTTCCCCTCGCGATAATAAAACGGATCGCGCCACGACAGCCAGTGCCGCCCTTCATTGAATTCCGCTTCATAATACCGACCGTCGGGATCGAGCGGAAAGCAACTCGATGCGTCGTATTCGAACGGAGGTTGAGCCGGCCGTCCGGGAAGATCATACGGCAGTGCCGAGCGTCCGTCTTTCCAGCTGACCGGGGCTTTTCGCCACGTGTAAAGATCGTCACTTTCGGCCATCCCGATCCGCTGTTTTTGTCCGTGATCGCGACGTGAAAGCCCGGTGTAGAA containing:
- a CDS encoding sigma-54-dependent transcriptional regulator, coding for MPNLLVIDDDRTILALAEKALSPIADITTAASAGDGLAELRRGAYDAVLLDIQLPDQNGLAVYCEIREHDRRIPVIFMTVEAASNTAIEAMQLGAFDYIAKPLHIEPLRDLVEKAIEQRQISSVPVAISADDEGGDQSAELFIGRSPAMLDVFKAIGKVAKQDVPILIRGESGTGKELVARALFQYSHRSDETFLAVNCAALPDNLLESELFGHEKGAFTGAESRRIGKFEQCNGGTLFLDEIGDMAPSVQAKVLRVLQEQRFERVGGNKELTTDVRIIAATNRPLEQMVQDGDYREDLLYRLNGVTIELPPLRDRLSDVPSLIRFFLAQAKKEFNKPDLEGLSPEAVDLLTAYVWPGNVRQLRAVIRRCVLDTVMPVITPDTLPDEITGSVSVAEKTPRDDAAPKPESVAGSQLPQLVQRLLNERSTNIYAEAMEYMERYVILKVLQATDGNQSQAAEMLGITRGKLRDRINSYNIVLKSDVLVEE
- a CDS encoding ATP-binding protein, whose translation is MGDFVSNFFDTSDFPARWHCGNWSEFLGWLHIVSDAATFGAYFAIPVVLVHFARKRDDIPSTRLFWLFAAFISACGLVHLIEAIIFWHPLYRVSGLMKFITAVVSWGTVIVLVQQMPHLLRLPSIVATNERLQEEIGQREETQRQLRLVKARYEALLWGTRSIVWTTDPAGGFTTPQISWERYTGQTWTEHQQFGWINAIHPDDRPSLKRRWQAALESGKYQASGRIWHQDSQAYRTFAVEAVAVKNDDGTIREWVGTVGDIEEQHQAQTNLGVIQSELARKNRELELIYKAAPVGMSLIDRDLRYLRVNETLAKINGFTRDQHIGRRADELLKGLNDQLLPIYRRVFATGRPVLGVEIVGKTPASDQQRTWLASYYPLELPSESGDANKNTVTAVSAIVQDITDRKEQEQRLRESEQIARAASQSKSEFLANMSHEIRTPMAAILGYADVLLGHLQDPDNRNCVLIMKKNGQFLLELINDILDLSRIEAGKLTMEPDDCPLPQMVADIQSLMLVRAEEKHVRFDVEFEGKVPRTITTDPIRLRQVLINLIGNAIKFTDEGEVRLKVRFIDDAEPPVVEFAVMDTGIGMSDDQIRRLFKPFSQGDSSVTRRYGGSGLGLAISQRLVEMMNGEMDLVSTVGQGSTFYVRLPITSFAEIQLIKPDLVTRTSEPEAMLAAPARLSCRVLVVDDRRDVRHISQHFLEKAGARVATAEDGGQGIDAAIAARESGEPFDVIVMDMQMPNVDGLQATAMLRSLGIQWPVIALTADAMKGDRDRCLNGGCDDYLAKPIDQAKLVAMVARYAHQVPVERLQEKRKSRANQLRASLEDDEV
- a CDS encoding glycoside hydrolase family protein, producing the protein MYSETSGSRKTLGDVDVLYHDGIYHLFHLVLPNHDFIAHAVSDNCMNWRRVENALFLGHPGSWDDSMLWTIHVSPNPHRQGSWRMFYTGLSRRDHGQKQRIGMAESDDLYTWRKAPVSWKDGRSALPYDLPGRPAQPPFEYDASSCFPLDPDGRYYEAEFNEGRHWLSWRDPFYYREGKRGWLLAAGRVNHGPVVRRGCVAVMEETAPNRFEARPPLHHPGLYDDVEVPNLFKIDGEYYLVGSMREDAKIRYWHTTQIDAPWRSYADNVLLAEGNYAGRVCQDDRGLLLWNFFTPGAADRLSNNLMPPPKRLSRCESGQLHVHTFEGFQSVIDRPASLDMDGPLKDQREGALERPASDALELHCGCGFQIFALRESFRCFRLQASLKMLSEGKCGLVFRLDRQTHDGYYLSLDLFKGVAQLRAWGSGPDGSGEEMMQFRSIQSAFWEQKQRGEAEIKVLAYGSYLEVSIGGRVRLSLADQTFTHGALGFCVESARVQVTDLRVDHYLPPAQTDEHLANG